The Lytechinus pictus isolate F3 Inbred chromosome 14, Lp3.0, whole genome shotgun sequence genomic sequence ACTATTCATGAAAAAACACAACTGAAAGCAAATTAACAAGTTTTTGATTTTGTGACAGTTTTGTACATGTCACAAAATGGCCCCTTTATTTATGGAAAGACCCATTTACATGGAACtaaaaaattaacaaagaaaCACAATTTAACATAGGAGTGAATGCATATGGACACCAGTGTCCCGTTACATCCACAAcaacttaattttattttgagaTACACCAGCACATCTATGATACCTGTCATAGCAAAAACCTACATGGTTGCTGTATGTTATGTTGATGGTTCAATGAGGCAAAACTATGAACGAAGGAATGCAACCTTCCCTGATCGAGTTTCTGATGAATGTTGTGGATGTAACGGTTTCCGCCTAAATGTCACAAAGGGTGGACACCGCGTTATATCCACAACATTCTGCTTCATTCATCAGAAACTCTGGAAGTCAGTATTCTTTCGTTCCGGGTTTTGTTGCATTGAATTAACAACAGAGTCAATATAGTAACCAGGCATGTATTTATCATCAAGGGAATCACGGATGTGCTGTTACATCTCAAAATAGACGTTGTGGATGTAACAAGGACACGGTGTCCAGTTACATCCAAAACACTGGTTTTTCAGAATTATTTTCGAAATGCATCATGGATCAGTGTGTCTGTGATTCTTAGATGCTTCTTGTTGGCACCTAAGATAAAATGACCTAGTTGAAAATAAGTAACTAAACAGTAGTTTTAAATTACAGGGGATTAAAGACAAAATGCCACCAATGTTCACAAAACCCTACAACAAGTCGTACATCAAAGAATATATAGGACAAGTacacaaaagataaaaaaaaacaggtccGGCAACCCAATGGGTTGGCCGGCAGGTTATACACATGTGCATGGCTCCAATCATGGGTACACTTTAGCATACTTTTCAATCAATTAAAATGCATATTCTCAACATACTTAATTGCTGCACTCTGTTCAAAACACAAAAGAGATTGCCTGTACCTGCCGTACGAGTTGCGCTGCACGTGATTTTGTATTTGGTGTCCTGCATGCAGATATGTGTTATGTACGCAAAAAAGTACATAACACAGACTTCTCTGAAAGCACCCGACCCCCATaatctggcggcatttatccatgggataatcggatggattttaatcctggttggagagaattgtgccgagatccctctagaatagaggagagctcggggcccggtatatctatgggataatcggttGGATTTTAATCCTAGATGGACaaaattgtaccgagatccctctaaaatagacaagagctcggggcccggtatatcgaggctgtctgtcgctagctggcgccatttatctatgggataatcggatggattatAATCCTGGATGCATaaaattgtgccgagatccctctagaatagaggagagctcAGGGTCCGGTATATGGAGGCTGTCTGTTGCTAGCTGGCGCCATTTATCtgtgggataatcggatggattttaatcctggatggagaaaattgtaccgagatccctctaaaatagacgagagctcgcggccagatattttgagggtgtctgtcgctatctggcggcatttatccatgggataatcggatggattttaatcctggttggaaagaattgtgccgagattcctctaaaatagacgagagctcgtggccaggtattttgagggtgtctgtcgctatctggtggcatttatccatgggataatcgggtggattttaatcctggttggagagaattgtgccgagatccctctaaaatagacgagagcttgcggccaggtattttgagggtgtctgtcgaTATCTGGCGAcatttatccatgggataatcggatggattttaatcctggttggagagaattgtgccgagatccctctagaataAACGAGAGCCCGCGCCgaggtattttgagggtgtctgtcgctatctggcggcagacacattgaaaaataacaaaaacatgaGCACTGTCCTGCACAAAATGGCCCCTTTATTTATGGAAAGACCCATGTACAAGAGAAGAACAAATGTTGCTTCCAATTTGAGTAAAATTTTCCATGTGAATAACAGGTTGCAAAGGAAATTGTACCGAAATCCCTCTAAAATAGACGAGAGCTCGCggccaggtattttgagggtgtctgtcgctatctggcggcatttatccatgggataatcggatggattttaatcctggttggaaagaattgtgccgagatccctctagaatagaggagagctATGCCCTCTACGGTGGGGACTGTTGAGTCTGCTGGTTATACCAGCAGGAGACGAACAAACCAGGATGAAACTTCAAGAGGTGATGACCCTTCTTCAGCCTTACCAATCAACCGAAGGAGGTTCGGCAGCAGGCTAGCGATAAAAGATCAAACAAATCATGTCCAATGTATGAATTACTTTTAACTGCTATGTATGTAACGGAAACAGTATCTGACTGTACAATCACTATCTGTTGTAATACATGTGAGCttaagtacatgtattcattttcaAGTCTACTGTCAATGTTGGAGTAATTGCAGACACAGAGAGACGGAGATGTACTTTCGTAGTTCAAACAGAATGTGATATGTTTTCACTGCACATTTCTTTTTATAGTAAGTAAATTACatattgaataaaacaaaaaacaaacaaaaaaaactcCTCTGGAACAAGTGGATCTTGAAGTAATCGATGGTAACGAAGCAATCTACCACACATCTTGGCAAAGAAATACAATACTGAAGAACTTTGCTGAAACCTTCATTAAATCATTTGACAGACCCCGGAGGAAGCTGCTGGCTTGAAGACTCGAATCCTGACTGCAAAGAGTGCGACCCGCATTGTGCGCCCTGTGGGTTTTCATAACAAACCGGTCATCTGGGTTGTGTTTTCGCAAAGTAATAATACTTGCGAGCACGTTTCTTTTGGTTGACGGATCCCTAACATGATATAAAAGAGGTCGAGAGGCCATTTCATCTTTTTCACCATCTTGGGTTTCAACCTTGGAAGACGCGACAGGTTCTTGTACAACTTCATCACCCTGGGTTTCATCCTTGGAAGACGTGACAGGTTTTACAGCACCTTGGCGTGGTGGGGTGGGTTCTTCATAATTTTTGGGGACCGCTCTCCCCCCACTCCCCTTCAAGCAATAACCAGCTAGAAAATTGATAGTAACATATGTAGTAAGAAATACCTTGGTAGGACGAGGGTTAAACAATGACATTAgaaatttggtttaaaaaaatgagttaAAAATAGGCTTAAAAATTTGCTTGTAACATATTTAAatctttttaaacaaatttctgAGGGAAAAATGATGACTTATTTTGATAAGTCTCATCATTATCAAGATGTTTTCTGACGTGTTTTATGATTGTCCTATAGGGGTTTGCTGGATATCTGACACTGCAACCACacctaaaaaataatttatgtggTGTTTTGTACTTTTTTAGCATGGGCTCTGTTTCCATGCCTACCCTTTTGAGAACGCCACTCCACCTCAATGAATCCGGggatttattttcaaactttcccTGTTTAGTACGACGCTGGTTAAAACCTTGTTCAACTGCAGGTTCCTGAACCGCTTTTAAGAATGCTGCCGTCTCCTTTTGGGCGATTTTGGTTGCATCTTCACCCGAGTCCACAGGCAAGTCCACAGGCGAGTCCACATGCGAGTCCACATTATCAATGGAAGAGTGGCACCCGAAGAAGTGAATGTGGATGATGCTCTCGCCATTGGCCAAGGAATGGCACATAAATTCATGGGCAACTTGCCTAAGGGCTTTCATACACCAATCAAGAGAGAGGTAGTGACGATGGAGAAACTGAAGAGATTCAGAAAATAGACTCGAATCCTGACTGCAATTTTGTGCGCCCTGTGGTTGTTTTCATAACAAACCGGTCATCTGGGTTGTGTTTTCGCAAAGTAATAATACTTGCGAGCACGTTTCTTTTGGTTGACGGATCCCTAACATGATATAAAAGAGGTCGAGAGGCCATTTCATCTTTTTCACCATCTTGGGTTTCAACCTTGGAAGACGCGACAGGTTCTCGTACAACTTCATCACCCTGGGTTTCATCCTTGGAAGACGTGACAGGTTTTACAACTGCAACGTTGTTCCGGTGAGCTTCTTAGACAGAATATTTTCTAATGTGTAAAATTTTAATCTTCTGAGGTTTTAAGGCATTTTTTTGTAtcactttcatttttataatcacGTGCAGCGCAACTCGTACGGCAGGTACAGGCAATCTCTTTTGTGTTTTGAACAGAGTGCAGCAATTAAGTATGTTGAAAAGTATTTTTCACTCTGAATTATTATAAATGTTGTGCAGTTTTGTAAGATATTTGGTGTCCTGCATGCAGATAAGATTCTCTTAAGTTTCAGGGAAACTTAAGATTTTCGCTCACGTAAGATTTGCAATCAAGAATATGAGCATTAAGCTCTGCCAGAACGGTTGCCATGTCCTCATCAAGATGGTCACTACAGAAGGAGAAGCTTTTTGATCCATACATTATTTCTCCTCCATCTACCCGCGCTTTCAGGATTGTAGCCATATTTGCACAGATCAATAAGCCTACGGCTACATTCTGCTCTATCACTAATGGCAGCATCATATATTTCAACTGGGTTTCGTCAATCTCAAGAAGCACCTTCCCTGATTTAACCTCTACAGTCAATACTTCATGAATTTTCTGTCCTGTTTGACCAGTTAACATTACAAGGTCTGGCACAAAATATCTCTGAAGGTCTGTCAAACGTTCCTTTTCTGGTGAAGGAGGTGGACGAGAAGTGCGTGTTGACTTCCTTGTGGGAGAACCATCTGGCTCCCTTTTACTCACATGAAAGTGAAGAAATCTGGCAGCATCGGAGGATTTTGCAGCTCCTCCTATGTTTTCAACGATTACATTTCCAGCTTTGTTTTCAATGTCATAGAATTGTGTGAGCATAGTTTGGATGAAGTTCCTGCCCTTCGAATTCGCCATGTTGCATTTGAACGCGTCCAAATATCTGCTGTCCTTGACTGaacctgaaaagaaaaaaagaaaaagaaacaaaaacaaaacatgaaaaatccTCATCATGGCGGTTAAAATGCGTGGACACCAGCCAGCTGGCATCTTCCTAAGTTTTCTACATGCCACTGTGAGTCAAATGTTTCCATTTGTAGCAGTTTTTGGtgttaattttgaatttcaaggGGTGGAGGGTTATTTGAGAGATATAACATTActtttggtgtcaaaatgctTGTATTGATAGTGTTAATCATTTCCCAAATGGACGTCTTCAAATTTTGACCTTGGATTTTACCACCCCCTACTATTGTGGCGTTCATCGTTAATATGGGTGTCAAAAGGACTAGAGCAAGTTGACATTTGAATGAATTAACAGCAGGCGCGCCGGAAGCAGTTTtggattgggggggcaaaaaatCTAAGGGGGGCTCATGTCCGTCGGCACCAGGTCCGTAACCAGGATTTTTTTTCGGGAGGGTGCACCAATAACGAAAAGCTGATAataagcggggggggggggggggggggggggggactccgACGCATATTTTTCGCGCGTGTGCCCAGAACCGGAAAGCTGatgagtagggggggggggggggagagactCCGACACATTTTCCGGGTGGTTGCCCACAACCGGAAAGCTaatgatcggggggggggggggggggggcatgggcgtAGATCCCGGCCGGAATGTAttgttccgggggggggggtgatctattgtgtcaccccccccccccctctaatgAATAGACATGCgtccgggatttacgccagttgggggggggggctcctacatattttgatgatttttgaaTCAGCTGTCAAgcaaaaaaccaaacaaaaggTTTGATAGTACATGCTATAGGAAAGGAGTTTTAAAGCTGTTAAAAGTGGGTGTATTGCAAGAAATtccgaaaaaaaaacaccctgtATTAAGGGGTAAATTGGGGCAATAATCCCTCTGAAATTACTGTTAAGGGTTGTATTTTGTACTGAGGCTAAAAACACGTCAAGGGGAAGATACGAGAGTGAGTCGGAGTGACCCCCACCACAAAGACACACATTTGTTGTTTTCGGCGATATGTCATTCAGACCGGGTCCACCGGGTTCTATAAACCTACCGGGAAGTAGACATTTGTTAAATTAATCAAGTGAAACCTCGTTATAACGAAGGCCCGTTTGCCTTGGAAATCCTTTTGTTATATCAGAACTTTGTTATATCAGggttaaaaaacaaaggaatataAAGAGTTTAACCCCGTCAAATTAGTTTGTTATAAGaggaatttttttataaacgACTTTGTTATAAAGGGGTTCCACTGTAAACACAATCCAATACGCGGATGCACTCAGGCGCGTCGATCTTTCAGGAAAATACAAAGCATTGGGGTGGCAAGCATTGTTTGCAAACAATGGCTTGCCCCCAATGCTTTGTATTTCTTGATAGATCGACTCCCCTTACTCCCAATACACACTCTCGAACACAATACTGAACACGATCAAAATTCTATACAAAAAGAGAGATGAAGACTAGCTTGGGTCATCTGTTAGAGATACATGGAATCTATGATTCCTTCCAAGTTTATTAATCATTCTTGTCTCATGTTATCGCTTTACATAAAAACCAGAGCCTTAATGACTGGCCCCTTTTAGCAAGTTAACAATACCTATTGTGAATAAGTTAATGATCTTATttaatttaaatcaaatatGTAACCATGATTTGTATGATGTCAAATGTATATTTAATTATCCCTGTAGTTATTTTGGAACTACCGCTATTAGTAAAAAGGTTTCTGTAATACTCTGTGAGGTATTCCTGCCCAATGTAACTTTTTTGATTCAAATTCGCATAAAGCGAGAATAATTTCCGAATAAAAAATCCCGGATCTGGCTATTAAATCGAATGCTCGGTTTATCGAGCTTTGGCGTTCAATGTcacatttttaaatcaaattagtCATCTGGCTATCAAATGGCCCAGTTAACTCGAAACCGTCAAATgtgaaaatcaatataattattttgtcaagcgatattaatatttttttgtattaaaattgGCTGGATAAAATTTTGAAGTTCTCATAATTATCATGACCTTTGAGCAGTGAAACTTGAAACTTATATCATAAATTAAGATCGCTTTCTAAAACATCACTTCCTGATAGAAACAAACTTGAAATTTAGTCAAGATTCGACCCACACTAGAACActgaagaaaatgtaaaatttcttcATGAGAGCAAACTTGTTTCGAGTTTTTATTGATCACCATAAAGATACGATTAAAGCTGTGTGTTCTTACCAAAGTTCACAAATCGCAATTACTGTTTTTGTGaattgtgaataatattttattgttataaaattGAATAAGTACCCATTCGAGGTGTTGGCAACAGTTTAATCTGTTATTACCCCTAACAACAATTTTGGAACTAGCAGATGGTGAATACAATTTATATGCTGTATAAATTCAGAAGGTAAAGAACTGTTGGGTATTTTCCCCTTAATCTTCCATGTTAGGTTTTTTAATGTGTTGACCTTGCTTAGATAAGATCACTTTCTAAATCATCACATCATAATTAAAACAAACCCAAGATTTCGTTAACATTTGACCCACTCTAGAACACTGAAGGAAATGTAAACTTTATTCATGAGAGCAAATGCATTCCGAGTTTTGATGAATCACCTTAATTATTTGATATGTGTGTTCTTACAAAAGTTCACGAATCACAATTACTGAAATTGTGAACAATGTATAGGTTTCCCCGCCCAAtttagcactttaaaaaaatgtatctcGCTTTACcctaaattgaataaaaaggtgATAAATTGGGCGGGAAAACCTACATTATTTGTTGTTAAATAATCAGGGCTCGATATTAGCTGTGACCCGAGGTCATCGGAAATTGGCTTTGGGTTACCAGATTTAAGCAAAATTATGAATCTGATGGCCCGATTGGGCAACTAATCCGGACCACAAACTTCTATGTTTGGGCCTCTGGAAACGAGAATGCaaaactgccccccccccaaaaaaaaagcatgGACCATGATTGTTAAATTGAATGTGTGTCCATTCGATCTGTTGCCATCTATCTAATATATTTCATCCCTGACATAAAATATCCTAAAAATTATGGTTATTTTGGAATTAGCAACGGATGAATATGGTTCAAAGTTATGGAATGTTGGATGTTTCTTCCATGTTAGTTTTTTCATGTATTGATctgaaataaaaatgcattttataacATTGCTTTCAGAAATGATTGAATAATCTTGAATCTTTGTTAAAGTTCGACCAGGGATGCCACTTGATATTCTCCAAAAAGTCTGAAAATCGTAATATTCAGGACAATGTAATACACCTTTATGTGCACCAAAAAATAATAGTGGACAAAGCATGATAGATAACAATTGCATGACAAAGTCTGAATTCAGACTCTCGTCTGGAGAGTGGTAACCCTGAATTTGATCTATATTGCGGACATTTTCAATTgtataatataattttgtatttaattgacGGTTTCTAATGATTTAGTAGACTCTTTTTTACGTATTGTTTTATGCATATTATCCTTTTTTAAGTTGtcaaaattattgggggggcaaaacgatatgtttgcccccccaagTTTTCGATTGGGGGGGCGgccgccccccctgcccccccactTCCGGCGCCTATGATTAACAGTGTCCGCACTACAGATAGAGAGTGGAATCGGATTCCATGGGTATGGAGCGGCAACAGAGAAGGCACGATTGCCATATGAGATGGTTGAAACCAACCCTGCTAAAATGTATGCCATATTTATTAAACTGGCGCAAAATTTAACGGAATGTAGCCCACACTAGCTAGACTTGAGTTCAAGTCTTGTTTACGGAcattagggttagggttttgGTTTGGGTTAGAGCAGTCTTGTAAAAAGACTAGCAGGTATGGGCTATATTCCGCAATCGCCCCATTAAATTAATTTCCACAGGATAGGTAAAAAGACTtactttcagtttcagtttgtGTGCACCACCTCTGGCTCGTAACATCATATTTGAGTTTGCTGAGTGGGTTCATGACAGCTTTTGCTCTCTCCGTATATGCGTCTGTCATATATCTCTTAACCGGTTGAAGATCATGGGACCACGTGTTTATCGTTAACGGCTCGGCTTCCCCATCATTGAAATTGGCACTAACAGGCAAAATGTTACCCCAGCTCTTGCTAAAGTTGTGCCATACAGAGCTATCGACAATACCATCAATCTTCACATGTGGACACCTGTAGTTTACTGAAggctgaaatataaaaaaaaaatgaatattttatttttattacaaacaaaaAGTATAATCTTGATAAAAATGACCCAAGAGATGTTTAAATAACAATGGCTAATTTTCAGTAAGCTAGGGTGTCCGTTACGTCGTAGAGCGTAAACATGAGATTTCCCAGCACCAAATATATGGCCATAACTTGTTTTTGTGAAAGATAACATCTGTGAATGGACTGGTCTAGACTTCGCAACCTCACAGAGGGCAGTGGAGAATAGATTCAGCTGGAGGAGGATGGTCAAGTTGTCATCAAAGGTGCCCCACGACCTAACAATTACGGGATCAAGTAagcaagtagtagtagtagtaaaccAGAGTTTTAAATCCGGTTTTGTCCCCGTAAACGGGGTTGGCCGGATTAACCTCATTCTCACAGCAATCGCCCTTACCCCGTCCCTCCACCTTACCCGATTAAACGCATCCTCCTTCTTCAGCCCAACCCTTTTACTCTCCTCCTCTACCTGCTTCTTCCACGTCTTCTTTGGCCGTCCCCTCCTTCTCAAACCATCCACCTCCAATTCTAAAGCCCTTCTCAAAACATGATTTAGTCGCCTCTTACGACACGCAGAGGGTATGGTATGCCTATTCTTGATCGCAACACCGGACATACACAGCCAGTACCTTGTTTATCAGTACTATTTAGAGTTAACATACCTGTGGAGAACATGATCTCTCCTGTGATAAGCTGGGAAAACTCAGTAAGTCATAGTCTTCGTCAGGGATTGCCTCTCTCAGCCTCTTTGCCATGTTGACTCGCTGTTAGTTAGGAAATGAAAAATGCAATCTTAAAAGTCTATCCACTTCACTTTTAAAGGTGCATGGTCtgattttttcaaataagaTTAAATACCTTACATGGAGGTATGTCATCATCAAAAACACTTAATTCCAAGATTTCATGGCTCCAATGGTTTGGATTTTAGCTAGTCCTGCTGAGCATGACTCCACTCTCTATCATGTGTAGTACTAGTCCCAACAGTGACTCTATCCAGCTAggttttatataatttctaaTAAACAGTATATTGAATTGGAATCGAATCAAAATGAATCTTTTCTAAAAATGGTTGATTTTACAAgatttttcacctttttctaCCATTTTTTCCGTCCGGGGGAGCAGTCTGTCCCTTCCCCCTGCTGGTTGAGCCACTGAATTAGGCTTATAATCCTTACTAATTACTGCACTTAGTGCGtaagttttcaaaaataaaaatctgaagcACGTTTTCGAAATTTCGAGACTGTGCATTTTCTAATAAACagtatattgaatttgaattgaatcaaAATGGGTTTTAGGGATAAAAAATGAATTGGAATCGAATCAAAATGAATCTTTTCTAAAAATGGTCGATTTTACAAGATTTTTCACCCTTTTCTACCATTTTTTTCGTCCGGGGGAGCAGTCTGTCCCTTCCCCCTGCTGGTTGAGCCACTGAATTAGGCTTATAATCCTTACTAATTACTGCACTTAGTGCGt encodes the following:
- the LOC129276333 gene encoding uncharacterized protein LOC129276333, yielding MAKRLREAIPDEDYDLLSFPSLSQERSCSPQPSVNYRCPHVKIDGIVDSSVWHNFSKSWGNILPVSANFNDGEAEPLTINTWSHDLQPVKRYMTDAYTERAKAVMNPLSKLKYDVTSQRWCTQTETESSVKDSRYLDAFKCNMANSKGRNFIQTMLTQFYDIENKAGNVIVENIGGAAKSSDAARFLHFHVSKREPDGSPTRKSTRTSRPPPSPEKERLTDLQRYFVPDLVMLTGQTGQKIHEVLTVEVKSGKVLLEIDETQLKYMMLPLVIEQNVAVGLLICANMATILKARVDGGEIMYGSKSFSFCSDHLDEDMATVLAELNAHILDCKSYVSENLKFP